From Daphnia magna isolate NIES linkage group LG2, ASM2063170v1.1, whole genome shotgun sequence:
ATCAGACACACATATGACATTGCCACCTGTTCCGAACAGTCTCAACATcaacacgtttttttcttctcaatctTCAAATGAAGTTAGCCACACCAGGCCAAGAATCGAATCTACTGAGAACGGTAAGTACGAGTACAACAATTAGTGGAAAATTTTGAGTATAACATTTATCttttctatccatttagaaaGATCCAATTCCTTTGGTGACAGGAATGGTGTTACGGATGAGATTATGTCCTCTCCTGTTATACCACGACAGCAGCTAGCCGTAGCTAGAAAATCAAATCCATCACCATCAGCTCCCACCAGCCCGGAAGTGGATGCAAGTAAGATTTTCATGTAGTGTTGATTCCAGGgaatctatttttttatatgcGTTTTCTTTATCTTAGGAAAAATAGGTGTTATCTTGCAACGGGTGGAGGCGTTAGCTAGAGGCATTGAAGTTGTGAAGGCTAATCAGCGGGAGGTGCTAGACCTACTGACGTTGCTGTTGAAAAACAGTGCTCCACCCCAACCGGATTTACCTTCCATTACGGAATTGTTTCAGCTGCCTATGAAGACTTTACAGGATGCGAGGAACTTGACAAAGCTACTGAAAATTCAACATAATGCATCTAAAATGGTAAATTTCAAACATTCCTCTAATAAATAATGATCTAAATTTTATATTCATCTTGGTTATTGCAGAAGACGTTCGTCATTGGGATAGGAGGGACTACGAATTCCATGGTTGGAAGGGTCATGAAGTCAATCATGACCTACCGGTGTGGCAGTTGTTTCTGTTATCTAGGCCTAAATGAAGATAAAGTGGCTTTCAAGTCAACCACTATTTGTGAGATTGTAATTGGTGAGTGCTTAGTATTTagaatacatttttattttaacatttcttccgtcaattttttaacgtttttcaTACTTTTACCATTTCAGATGGAGTTCGTGAAGCACACAATTCTTTGACAAGAGATGCAGTTGAAGCGAAGATAAAGAACTGGCTACGTCATTGCCCAAGATATGCGTCGAAACAAACTGACGATGGAAGCCAGAGTGGAGAAGACGAGGAACAAGAAGAAACCTACTAAACTAAAGACTAATTTTTCATTGTCTCTGCGAAGTAATTTGACTATTTCATGTTTCTGTTGTATAtgaagaattaaaataaatttgagtTTGTTTCCAAAATATTACTGAGTCTCTTGATTTTATAATAAATTGAGCGTGGTTCATTCCTATTCAGCCATGTATGCATCCGcgatgaaatttaaaaagaacgAGGATATTATTCGTATAAAAGACGTTTAAAATGCATCTCAATGGTTCCATTTACATCTAAATCCCGTCCAAATCCCGTCCAAGGTCCATCCAATGGCACCGGATAGGAACCGCTATCGGATCTCGTCGAAGCGGACATTGGCCATACGTAAAAGACGTCCAAGGCATGTAAACTTGGGAATCTGCTATGTTCCAAGTACATCTCAGACGTCTCAAAGTGACGTGTTTGGGACGTCTTTGGGACTGCACTGTGCTATCTGGGGCCTTATTTAAAGaacaaaattgggaaaaaagCTCTTATCGGCGACAATCTATCAAGTCacttttttttgaaagttttaaATGCATGCAAGGAAAACCACATTAAATTCGTGTACCTTCCTCCCAATGCAACGGATTACTTACAACCTTTGGATGTTGCCTTTTTTGGGCCAATGAAACGGAAATGGATAGAGATCCTCGACAATTACAAGGCTGATTATCCGAACGTTTCAACCgtgaaaaaacattttttcccgCAACTACTGAAAAAACTTTGGCAAGAGATCGAGCAAACTGCTAGTACCAATTTGAAGAGTGGTTTCTGTTGTTTATTACGCAATCCAATGTACCAGTGTCAGAAGAAGCTTCCCCATTCCTTTCTCATTCcgttttgtctttctttttcgtctgctCGCTCTGCTATATAAAAGTAGTCTTTTGCGTATGCTCCAGGTCTCTGACTGTTATCACTGACAATACAAGAAGCGTAGCACAAGTGCACTTTCGTTTGTTCTAATTTatcaggttatgggcccaggtACAGGCAACCCAGATAGCACAGTGCAGTCCCAAAGACGTCCCAAACACGTCACTTTGAGACGTCTGAGATGTACTTGGAACATAGCAGATTCCCAAGTTTACATGCCTTGGACGTCTTTTACGTATGGCCAATGTCCGCTTCGACGAGATCCGATAGCGGTTCCTATCCGGTGCCATTGGATGGACCTTGGACGGGATTTGGACGGGATTTAGATGTAAATGGAACCATTGAGATGCATTTTAAACGTCTTTTATACGAATAATATCCTcgttctttttaaatttcatcgCGGATGCATACATGGCTGAATAGGAATGAACCACGCTCAATTTATTATAAAATCAAGAGACTCAGTAATATTTTGGAAACAAactcaaatttattttaattcttcaTATACAACAGAAACATGAAATAGTCAAATTACTTCGCAGAGACAATGAAAAATTAGTCTTTAGTTTAGTAGGTTTCTTCTTGTTCCTCGTCTTCTCCACTCTGGCTTCCATCGTCAGTTTGTTTCGACGCATATCTTGGGCAATGACGTAGCCAGTTCTTTATCTTCGCTTCAACTGCATCTCTTGTCAAAGAATTGTGTGCTTCACGAACTCCATCTGAAATGGTAAAAGTAtgaaaaacgttaaaaaattgacggaagaaatgttaaaataaaaatgtattctAAATACTAAGCACTCACCAATTACAATCTCACAAATAGTGGTTGACTTGAAAGCCACTTTATCTTCATTTAGGCCTAGATAACAGAAACAACTGCCACACCGGTAGGTCATGATTGACTTCATGACCCTTCCAACCATGGAATTCGTAGTCCCTCCTATCCCAATGACGAACGTCTTCTGCAATAACCAAGATGAATATAAAATTTAGATCATTATTTATTAGAGGAATGTTTGAAATTTACCATTTTAGATGCATTATGTTGAATTTTCAGTAGCTTTGTCAAGTTCCTCGCATCCTGTAAAGTCTTCATAGGCAGCTGAAACAATTCCGTAATGGAAGGTAAATCCGGTTGGGGTGGAGCACTGTTTTTCAACAGCAACGTCAGTAGGTCTAGCACCTCCCGCTGATTAGCCTTCACAACTTCAATGCCTCTAGCTAACGCCTCCACCCGTTGCAAGATAACACCTATTTTTCCTAAGATAAAGAAAACgcatataaaaaaatagattcCCTGGAATCAACACTACATGAAAATCTTACTTGCATCCACTTCCGGGCTGGTGGGAGCTGATGGTGATGGATTTGATTTTCTAGCTACGGCTAGCTGCTGTCGTGGTATAACAGGAGAGGACATAATCTCATCCGTAACACCATTCCTGTCACCAAAGGAATTGGATCtttctaaatggatagaaaaGATAAATGTTATACTCAAAATTTTCCACTAATTGTTGTACTCGTACTTACCGTTCTCAGTAGATTCGATTCTTGGCCTGGTGTGGCTAACTTCATTTGAagattgagaagaaaaaaacgtgttgATGTTGAGACTGTTCGGAACAGGTGGCAATGTCATATGTGTGTCTGATAAATTTGCTGATACCGAAGCATCATTCTGGGAAGGTCTTGCTGGACCTAAAAACATCAATTCTGTAAAAAATAActtcgagaaaaataaattaaagtGCTTACtacgtttcttcttctttcttgacgAGTTCTCCTTGTTCTTTCTATTTTCGTCGTCGCTAGATTCACTCGTATCTTCACTTAGATACCttcttgttttctgtttttctcgctttccttttcctttttatgtcCATCAACGTCAGTCGAGCTGGGAGCTACTGATTCTCCAGCAATAGCAAGAGGCAACTTAGCCTTGGCTTCTGCATACGTTTCTGCAGAAAGAAATCGGTAttactttaaaaattaacctcgGTAGAATAGTACATGAAATACTTACTGAAAGTAGCAATGAGGCGAGCATCATAACAGTCCCATGTAGCTTTATCACAATCCACTGACTTCGATACTTTTTTTCCAATGTTGAACGAGCAAATGCACCTGGAGGCCACCAACACTGACCTGATGAGTACCATGAACTGGGGACAACTTCTACTTCGGTCTCATGTTCACCTATGATATACTCCACTATAAGAAACATTTCACCTGCGAAAGAATGCAATTAGAAGATTGAAAAGGCTGATTTGTAGCTACATCTTGAAAGGAAACCGCATACGTTTTAGTGTTTTACTATCTCACATGAACAAGAAGACCgtaaatttttaaaagttatatACGTTTTGTTGTAAGATTTACCCCGTTCTGGCATATGTTAATATCCCTTTATTGAAAGCAAATAAATTCCAGGACACACGAGACGAGACACACGAGACGAGACACACGAGACGAGACACATGAGACACACGAGACGAGACACACGAGACACGACGCTTGATGAGACAACAGAGCAGAAGACAGACGCTACAAAATGGAGTTGTCAGATTTCTTAAAAGACCACCTGGAattaaccaaaaaaatataaatattaggATTACGTTATGTACTGACTTTTAAATACCCTTGAAGAAGAATCGAGAATGAAACATCgtagaggaaataaaaaaataatcgctgcatttcttttaatggaaaaaaatttggaaatcctgaaaaaaaattagatacTCTTTTTGCAAGCCAATTAACTTTAAACAGCCGTAAATAACCTTTCAAAAGCCGAGAGATGTTAATAATGGAATCTTCAGTTACATCGACTTGCAAGATTGAAGCTATGCGTTGCTTTGCATATGCAATGGAAAAACAGCGAAGTCATAAAGACTATGAACTGCTGTTGGCAGCAGCATTGCTTTGCATTTCAAGGACTTTATAGGCCAACGTTGTAATTGAGAAAGTCGTCTTGCACAAACTATTCCGAGTCTGGAAGATGGTAAGGGGGAAGAATAGTGGCTAGTTTTGTGAAGAAAACTATGCCCGACCAAGACAATTCCTTCTTCACTCTTCAATAAATTGGCAATTTTTACAATCGTTTGGTCCTGAAGAATTGCGCAACAATCTGCATCGTTATCTGTACGAAAAGTCCATGAGTGACATTGGAGAAACTTGAACTGAACGCCACGACAGCCATTTATCATCGGCCCTTGagtgtgtttctttttcaatacgaAAGGTGAGACAGCACAATTTATCCGTGGTACTAGATTTAACTGGATCTCATCAAGTCTTCGGATAACTTGGGCTAAGGGTTGATTATGTTTTCGCAAAAGATGTTTAATGTCCTGCAGATAATTTTCGAAAGCAAAAGCGCTGAAAGAATCAAGATTGCCAAAGTGACGTACATCGTCTGCCAAGTGAATTAAATTATGAACGTTGTAGCTGAGAAATTCTTTGccgtaaatttcttttgccTCCGTCACGAACAACACAAGCAACTGTTTGGCGTAGTCGTTAAACTCTTTGCAGAAATGTTGTGCTACCAAAAGTTTGACCGCAacatgaaaaagaaggaaatgttCGTAAAGGCGTTTTGGTAGCACATTTTTCAATACAATCGGACCAGTATACAATAAAAATTCTCTTAGTTCGGTGGCTTTCCACCTTGCTAATTCTGCTAACGACCGCGATTTACGACTGAATTCTGAAGGAATGTAACTTgccaaaaaatttaaaaagctcGAGATTGTGTTTTTCTGAGTTTGGCTTAATCTACACGAAAGAGGACCTTTTATCTATTGCCACAACAATTTACGCATGACCCCCAAACAGCAAAGGTGCATGTAATCTAGGGGAAAGGTGGCCACCATATCAATTGGCAACTGCTCTAAAATTGACCGACCTGTGTGATGCTCGTCTTGTCGTTGACTTCGAAAAGTTGCATCGGTACGCAATGGGGCCTTCTCGTTCAAAAATACGATTCTACCTTCAAAATCCCCTTCCTCTGTACACTTTGAGCAACTGAAATAACCGCTGTGTGTTTTTGTGTAAGCAATGAAAGCCCTTGCCGGCGCATCGCAAACAAATCCAAATATAACGAGTGTCAGTACCTCACCGTTATACAATATGCCTTTTTCAAGCAAATCTAATATTTCTGTTGTGAAATCAGCAAGGAAAACATTTGCATCAGATGGCTTGGAAGGCCCATGATAGATACCTATCAAGAAAGGTTTGGAATGTGGAAAGCCACTAAGTCTACCCAGAATCGGCCAAAATTGGCTACCGGAACTTTTAGCTATGGGCACACCGTCAACATTTATCAGCAATTTGATACGTTTAGAAGGAATGCGTTTCACTTGCATTCTTTGAAGAGTTGACAGGATTCCTTTTTCAACACCACAGTGATAGTAGTGTCCTGGGCCAACTACTTTTGTTGCAGTGCGACGAATAGTTTTCAGAAGTGTTCGACAACTTTTAGGAAGGTTGGATGTGTCAAAGTCTGAGAATGATTTCAGGAGCACAAGTAATTTGTCTACATGCGATTGCGGAATCTGGCACTGAACAGCCCAAGAGGCAAGACTTTCACGAAACTCACATGTGTTAATATTGCGTTCCTCACAGTCGAAAAATGTGTCATCTTCCTCCACTTCATAACACGTTTCAGTTTCTTCTTCACAGTCTACATAAATTTCATCATCGCTGTCACTGTCAGGTTCTGTATCACTATGATTCATGTCACTGTCGACAACTTCTGCAATGCAATAATCTTGTAATGAGTTGTTATGTAATATATCACTTTGATCACTGTTTGATTCACTGGCACCAGTCACACTTTGGTTAGCAGAGGAATATTGCTCGGCATCTTCCTGGTAAAACGCACTTCCGTTAACCAATATTTGCTGAATGCGTCTGCGTTTTTGTCTTGAAGAAACACTGGCAGCCATTATTGTCAACACTGAATCTTACAAGTCCCTACCGAAAACCGTTCATAAATAGAAATACAAATTAAttggaacaaaataaaacgtaTGGCCGTATTACTTCGTAATATACCGTATTATGGCGTAAATTGAAGTTGTAAAACGTCAAAACATCCATCcacaatttaaaaacatccgtccgccatctagcgctgaaGATTGGAGTCTAAGTTATTGCTTTACTCGCACGCAACTCATGTATACAGACACAATTTGTTTCTAATATAATGTTGTAAGCTAAATCAACAAACACAGCTTTGGATATttagtaataataatacctTGTTGAGGAAAAAAATCCATTAACTGAAGCAACACACAGAGATAGTCTTTTCCAGTTTTCTCACACGAGGCAGAACACAGACGACGTTCTTCAAGTCCGAGTGAGTGTGAACGTTGCCAAACTGACTGAACACTCCAGTAAAAGAGTTTGTTCCATTATTTATgaataaacaataagaaatctaaagctTGAAGGatcattttcattaaataaagaaaatcaaaatatattatttaaaaaaattgcatagAAAATTTATTGAACTGGCCATCTAGTGAGTAGAACGTTAACACCGTCATAAAAGGGAATAAGAAAATTTTGCCGCGTTAAAACAAAGACATGtgatcaaaaaaatttctaagtGTTGACCgagagccaaaagaaaataaatgggaCGGGCCAGGGACATCAACGGGGCACCAATGATATACAGGAGTAAACGGGaaagtattattttttcaagggCTCGGGTTTAGACATCTTTTGGATGAACCCGTCACAGTCGTGCTATTGGTACGGCTTTGGAACTACCCCGGGACACCAATTCCTATCTGGGGCAaggcaattgaaaaaaaccaaTCTTCGAAAGTCGTGGCATCGAACCAACCAGACTTTGACGAAATATAGCGTGCCCCTTTTGGTCCTCCAATCCGTCATGTATTAAATATTCCTTTTGCTTTATAACAAATGAAAGGAGGCAACAGCTCCCCGGTTGCTGTGCCCGCAATCATTaaggaaatgttggacttgcTGAAGTCCTTTATTTGATATCGATACTTAGCCCCTCTTCTGACaacgcatttctttttcccaggGTCATCGCTGAGATTAGTTTCATCGAAATTAATCATATTTTCATCAGGGACATCAATCAAAGTATTTTCAAGATGGTCGAAATACTGATTTAACACCTCAGCGGACACAGAAGCTCTCTTTCTCGAGTAGTTAGGAACAAGACGCAGTCTGAGAATGTCGCGATGGTGattcaaaaatgaatattCAAAATCTCGACCTGGAAGCTTGCCTTTTAAGACATCTGTCTTAATTTCCATAAAGAATTTTCGTACGATGACTCTCAGTGTTGTTGCATCTACGGGAAACCCCCATTCAGCCATTGTAACGATCCCTTCAACAATCCCCTTTTCCTCATCTGTTGTCATCAGTGTTGGATGGCCCACACTCCCGGGA
This genomic window contains:
- the LOC116935924 gene encoding uncharacterized protein LOC116935924 — its product is MAASVSSRQKRRRIQQILVNGSAFYQEDAEQYSSANQSVTGASESNSDQSDILHNNSLQDYCIAEVVDSDMNHSDTEPDSDSDDEIYVDCEEETETCYEVEEDDTFFDCEERNINTCEFRESLASWAVQCQIPQSHVDKLLVLLKSFSDFDTSNLPKSCRTLLKTIRRTATKVVGPGHYYHCGVEKGILSTLQRMQVKRIPSKRIKLLINVDGVPIAKSSGSQFWPILGRLSGFPHSKPFLIGIYHGPSKPSDANVFLADFTTEILDLLEKGILYNGEVLTLVIFGFVCDAPARAFIAYTKTHSGYFSCSKCTEEGDFEGRIVFLNEKAPLRTDATFRSQRQDEHHTGRSILEQLPIDMVATFPLDYMHLCCLGVMRKLLWQ
- the LOC123470135 gene encoding uncharacterized protein LOC123470135, with the protein product MTLPPVPNSLNINTFFSSQSSNEVSHTRPRIESTENERSNSFGDRNGVTDEIMSSPVIPRQQLAVARKSNPSPSAPTSPEVDARKIGVILQRVEALARGIEVVKANQREVLDLLTLLLKNSAPPQPDLPSITELFQLPMKTLQDARNLTKLLKIQHNASKMKTFVIGIGGTTNSMVGRVMKSIMTYRCGSCFCYLGLNEDKVAFKSTTICEIVIDGVREAHNSLTRDAVEAKIKNWLRHCPRYASKQTDDGSQSGEDEEQEETY